In the Anguilla anguilla isolate fAngAng1 chromosome 7, fAngAng1.pri, whole genome shotgun sequence genome, one interval contains:
- the cct7 gene encoding T-complex protein 1 subunit eta, translating to MMPTPVILLKEGTDTSQGVPQLVSNINACQVIAEAVRTTLGPRGMDKLIVDNRGKATISNDGATILKLLDIVHPAAKTLVDIAKSQDAEVGDGTTSVTLLAAEFLKQVKQYAEEGLHPQTIIRAFRTATQLAVKKIKEIAVTVKKDDKHEQRMLLEKCAATALNSKLIAGQKEFFSMMVVDAVMLLDELLPLKMIGVKKVQGGALEDSQLVAGVAFKKTFSYAGFEMQPKKYENPKIALLNIELELKAEKDNAEVRVKSVEDYQAIVDAEWNILYDKLEKIHSSGAKVVLSKLPIGDVATQYFADRDLFCAGRVQEEDLKRTMMACGGSIQTSVGSMTDDVLGQCALFEEVQVGGERYNFFKGCPKAKTCTIILRGGAEQFMEETERSLHDAIMIVRRAIKNDSIVAGGGAIEMELSKYLRDYSRTIPGKQQLLIGAYAKALEIIPRQLCDNAGFDATNILNKLRAKHAQGGTWYGVDVNNEDIADNFSACVWEPAVVRINALTAASEAACLILSVDETIKNPRSSMDASPAGRGRGRGRPHAH from the exons ATGATG CCCACACCAGTTATCCTGCTGAAGGAGGGGACAGACACGTCGCAGGGGGTCCCCCAGCTGGTCAGCAACATCAATGCCTGCCAGGTGATCGCCGAGGCCGTCCGCACCACCCTGGGCCCCCGCGGGATGGACAAGCTCATAGTGGATAACcgag GAAAAGCCACCATCTCCAATGATGGAGCCACTATCTTGAAGCTCCTGGACATCGTTCATCCCGCGGCCAAAACGCTGGTGGACATTGCCAAGTCCCAGGATGCAGAG GTGGGCGATGGCACGACCTCTGTGACCCTGCTGGCCGCCGAGTTCCTCAAGCAGGTGAAGCAGTACGCGGAGGAGGGGCTCCACCCTCAGACCATCATCCGCGCCTTCCGCACCGCGACCCAGCTG gctgtgAAGAAGATCAAAGAAATCGCTGTGACTGTGAAGAAGGATGATAAGCA CGAACAGAGGATGCTGCTGGAGAAGTGCGCCGCCACGGCGCTCAACTCCAAGCTGATCGCCGGGCAGAAGGAGTTCTTCTCCATGATGGTGGTGGATGCCGTCATGCTGCTGGACGAGCTGCTGCCCCTCAAGATGATCGGGGTGAAGAAGGTGCAGGGAGGAGCCCTGGAG GACTCCCAGCTGGTGGCCGGAGTGGCCTTCAAGAAGACCTTCTCCTACGCCGGCTTCGAGATGCAGCCCAAGAAGTACGAGAACCCCAAGATCGCCCTCCTCAACATCGAGCTGGAGCTGAAAGCGGAGAAGGACAACGCGGAAGTCCGGGTCAAGTCCGTGGAG GACTACCAGGCCATCGTGGACGCCGAGTGGAACATCCTCTACGACAAGCTGGAGAAGATCCACAGTTCCGGGGCCAAGGTGGTGCTGTCCAAGCTGCCCATCGGCGACGTGGCCACGCAGTACTTCGCCGACCGCGACCTGTTCTGCGCCGGGAGAGTCCAGGAGGAGGACCTGAAGAGGACCATGATg GCCTGCGGGGGCTCCATCCAAACCAGCGTGGGTTCAATGACCGACGACGTCCTTGGGCAGTGCGCACTCTTCGAGGAGGTCCAGGTTGGGGGAGAGAG gtacaACTTCTTCAAGGGCTGCCCGAAGGCCAAGACGTGCACCATCATCctgcggggcggggccgagcaGTTCATGGAGGAGACGGAGCGCTCGCTGCACGACGCCATCATGATCGTGCGCCGCGCCATCAAG AATGACTCCATCgtggcagggggcggagccatcgAGATGGAGCTGTCCAAGTACCTGCGGGATTACTCCAGGACCATCCCGGggaagcagcagctgctgatTGGTGCATACGCCAAGGCCCTGGAGATCATCCCCCGACAGCTGTGTGATAACGCTGGCTTCGACGCCACCAACATCCTCAACAAGCTGAGAGCCAAACACGCGCAG ggcgGCACGTGGTATGGGGTGGACGTGAACAATGAGGACATCGCCGACAACTTCTCGGCGTGCGTGTGGGAGCCGGCCGTGGTGCGCATCAACGCCCTGACCGCCGCCTCCGAGGCCGCTTGCCTCATCCTGTCGGTCGACGAGACCATCAAGAACCCGCGCTCCTCCATGGACGCCTCGCCCGCCGGGCgcggcagggggcggggccggccgcACGCCCACTAG